A genomic segment from Sandaracinaceae bacterium encodes:
- a CDS encoding SDR family oxidoreductase, which produces MNLEGSSSIVTGGASGIGEGSARQLAAAGSKVVIADLNAERGEAIAKELGGVFVKCDVSSVEDAQASVAAALKLAPLRALVNSAGLGGPARTVGRDGTPLPLEKFSFIIKVNLLGSFNMLSQAAAAMATQAPMDADGAKGAIVNMASVAAFDGQIGQAAYSASKGGIVGMTLPIARDLAALGIRVNTIAPGLIDTPIYGSGPDADAFKAKLGESVLFPKRLGSAEELAFMVMECLTNPYMNGEVIRVDGGIRMPPK; this is translated from the coding sequence ATGAATCTCGAAGGAAGCTCCTCAATCGTCACGGGTGGTGCCTCGGGCATCGGAGAGGGCTCCGCGCGCCAGCTCGCCGCGGCGGGCTCGAAGGTGGTCATCGCCGACCTCAACGCCGAGCGCGGCGAGGCCATCGCCAAGGAGCTGGGTGGCGTGTTCGTGAAGTGCGACGTCTCGAGCGTGGAGGACGCGCAGGCATCCGTGGCGGCTGCGCTGAAGCTCGCGCCGCTGCGTGCGCTGGTGAACTCCGCCGGGCTCGGTGGCCCCGCCCGCACCGTGGGGCGCGATGGCACGCCGCTGCCGCTCGAGAAGTTCTCGTTCATCATCAAGGTCAACCTGCTGGGCTCGTTCAACATGCTCAGCCAGGCCGCCGCCGCGATGGCCACGCAAGCGCCCATGGACGCCGACGGCGCAAAGGGGGCCATCGTGAACATGGCGTCCGTCGCCGCGTTCGATGGTCAGATCGGGCAGGCCGCGTACTCGGCGTCCAAGGGCGGCATCGTGGGCATGACGCTGCCCATCGCGCGCGACCTCGCGGCGCTGGGCATCCGCGTGAACACCATCGCGCCGGGTCTCATCGACACGCCCATCTACGGCTCGGGCCCGGACGCCGACGCGTTCAAGGCCAAGCTGGGTGAGTCCGTGCTCTTCCCCAAGCGCCTGGGCAGCGCCGAAGAGCTGGCGTTCATGGTCATGGAGTGCCTGACC
- a CDS encoding helix-turn-helix transcriptional regulator, which translates to MSRRSQRFDPLSVVERGYDLDCALTDWLDGVVSAVRRGFPEGSFVGASTVLYHELGERRIELSVRDPREPAAYESWVREVVREMPESVMSTVFGPAPFIGEARSERAFEDLVEPLHAGVDSIGFSVSDGAGRGLLVGSLVPAGVRMTQLERRRWFRVVAHLGAAMRLRHRFATHAPTPDAVFRPDGKLLHASPEVASGGLRAMLTDAVDRLARAKQLRSTSPEEALALFRALADGQYSVVDWVDSDGKRFVVVHENDMPAGSLRALSRREAQVGERMLEGRSNAEIGYLLGLSPGTVNRIARDVLAKLGGAKRADLPRLFEHGLSVGEIGDGGLRTLALGPRSGSSAHWEKLSRAEREVVRLALAGNSNGSIAETRRVSVRTVANQLGLVYARYGVRGRVELGGLLGVEPPCRDGEGERAEA; encoded by the coding sequence ATGTCGCGTCGCAGTCAACGGTTCGATCCGCTGTCAGTCGTCGAGCGGGGCTACGACCTCGACTGCGCCCTCACTGACTGGTTGGATGGCGTGGTGTCGGCGGTTCGCAGGGGCTTCCCGGAGGGCAGCTTCGTGGGCGCCTCCACCGTGCTCTACCACGAACTCGGGGAGCGCCGAATCGAGCTGTCCGTGCGTGATCCACGCGAGCCCGCTGCGTACGAGTCGTGGGTGCGCGAGGTGGTCCGCGAGATGCCGGAGAGCGTGATGTCCACCGTCTTCGGCCCCGCCCCCTTCATCGGCGAAGCCCGCAGCGAGCGAGCCTTCGAAGACCTGGTGGAGCCGCTGCACGCGGGGGTGGACTCCATCGGCTTCTCCGTGAGCGATGGCGCCGGCCGCGGCCTGCTGGTGGGCAGCCTGGTGCCGGCGGGCGTGCGGATGACCCAGCTCGAGCGACGTCGCTGGTTCCGGGTGGTCGCGCACCTGGGGGCCGCCATGCGGCTGCGGCACCGCTTTGCCACGCACGCCCCCACACCCGACGCCGTGTTTCGCCCCGACGGAAAGCTGCTGCATGCGTCGCCCGAGGTGGCGTCCGGTGGGCTGCGCGCCATGCTCACCGACGCGGTGGACAGGCTCGCGCGCGCCAAGCAGCTGCGAAGCACGTCACCCGAGGAAGCGCTCGCGTTGTTCCGCGCGCTCGCCGACGGTCAGTACAGCGTGGTCGACTGGGTGGACAGCGACGGCAAGCGCTTCGTGGTGGTGCACGAGAACGACATGCCAGCGGGGAGCTTGCGCGCGCTCTCGCGGCGCGAGGCCCAGGTGGGTGAGCGCATGCTCGAGGGCCGCAGCAACGCGGAGATCGGATACTTGCTCGGGCTCTCACCGGGGACCGTCAACCGCATCGCGCGGGACGTGCTCGCCAAGCTGGGCGGGGCCAAGCGCGCGGATCTGCCGCGGCTCTTCGAACACGGCCTCAGCGTGGGCGAGATCGGTGATGGAGGGCTGCGGACGCTGGCGCTCGGGCCGCGCTCGGGAAGCTCCGCGCACTGGGAGAAGCTCTCTCGCGCAGAGCGCGAGGTGGTGCGCCTGGCCCTCGCAGGCAACAGCAACGGAAGCATCGCCGAGACGCGTCGCGTATCCGTCCGCACCGTGGCCAATCAGCTCGGGCTCGTCTACGCGCGCTACGGGGTTCGCGGACGGGTGGAGCTGGGGGGGCTGCTGGGCGTCGAGCCCCCATGCAGGGACGGGGAGGGGGAGCGGGCCGAGGCATAG
- a CDS encoding sigma-70 family RNA polymerase sigma factor, whose protein sequence is MEAHPSHQTALLWNQFVSPLRSFVGKRAPREVDPEDVLQDVFVRIQGQLPSLREADRIDAWIFQIARNVIADAYRQRARREALDQRVAAEGLLYVSDDDERAAAVSLAGCLASMIEQLPEPYRQAIELSEIRGMTQAEAAALVGISLSGMKSRVQRGREHLKGIIHEFCRVSTDVRGGVVECVALRGDCGVSARLSVGPSDSMDMNNTTTREATNTNPNQEETKGCCGGPAPGDASACCALDAEKKAAGEAGCGCSTKAASAPKKGCC, encoded by the coding sequence ATGGAAGCCCACCCCAGTCACCAGACCGCCCTGCTCTGGAACCAGTTCGTGTCCCCCCTGCGCTCGTTCGTGGGCAAGCGGGCGCCGCGGGAGGTGGACCCCGAGGACGTGCTGCAAGACGTGTTCGTGCGCATCCAGGGGCAGCTGCCGAGCCTGCGCGAGGCGGACCGCATCGACGCGTGGATCTTCCAGATTGCGCGCAACGTCATCGCCGACGCGTACCGACAGCGGGCGCGGCGTGAGGCGCTCGACCAGCGCGTGGCCGCCGAGGGTCTGTTGTACGTGTCGGACGATGACGAGCGCGCGGCGGCGGTGTCTCTCGCTGGCTGTCTGGCGTCGATGATCGAGCAGCTGCCGGAGCCCTACCGGCAGGCCATCGAGCTGTCCGAGATCCGCGGCATGACCCAGGCCGAGGCGGCGGCGCTCGTGGGCATTTCGCTCTCGGGGATGAAGTCCCGCGTGCAGCGTGGGCGCGAGCACCTGAAGGGCATCATCCACGAGTTCTGCCGCGTTTCGACCGACGTGCGCGGTGGCGTGGTGGAGTGCGTGGCGCTGCGCGGCGATTGTGGCGTGAGCGCGCGTCTTTCCGTGGGGCCGAGCGACTCCATGGACATGAACAACACAACCACTCGCGAGGCCACGAACACCAACCCCAACCAAGAGGAGACCAAGGGCTGCTGCGGCGGCCCTGCCCCCGGAGACGCGAGCGCGTGCTGCGCGCTGGACGCTGAGAAGAAGGCGGCGGGCGAGGCCGGCTGCGGCTGCAGCACGAAGGCGGCCTCCGCGCCCAAGAAGGGGTGCTGCTGA
- a CDS encoding FAD-dependent oxidoreductase, whose amino-acid sequence MRALELPVVVIGAGPVGLSAAVQLLDRGLDVLVLEAADEVGASQRDWGHVRLFSPWRYNVDKAAARHLEASGWVPPPPDDMPTGLELQQRYLLPLANLPLLSGRIRRNRRVTAITRVGVDKTRSAGRGDVPFLVRTHEEDILARAVIDASGTWWTPNPLGAAGISARGEAALAHRIHYGIPDVLGAHRERYAGKTTLVVGAGHSAANSLLPLVELASATPGTKVVWATRSADLTRVFGGGEADGLPARGRLGSALRELVDSGALQLVQHFRIDSLREVAGKLEVAGLRDGAPHVVRGVDAIIAATGQRPDLGMDRELRLGVDPALESVLALAPLIDPNVHSCGSVRPHGAVELAHPEPDFYIIGSKSYGRAPTFLLATGYEQARSVAAMIAGDREAALRVELDLPETGVCSSTRSAPAQDAGGGCCAPAKSACC is encoded by the coding sequence ATGCGTGCCCTAGAGTTGCCCGTCGTCGTCATCGGCGCCGGGCCGGTGGGGCTGTCCGCTGCGGTGCAGCTCCTGGACCGCGGCCTCGACGTGCTGGTCCTCGAGGCCGCCGATGAAGTGGGCGCGAGCCAGCGCGACTGGGGGCACGTGCGCCTCTTCTCGCCGTGGCGTTACAACGTGGACAAGGCCGCCGCGCGGCACCTCGAGGCGTCGGGCTGGGTGCCTCCGCCGCCCGACGACATGCCCACCGGGCTCGAGCTGCAGCAGCGCTACCTGCTGCCGCTGGCCAACCTGCCGCTGCTGAGCGGGCGCATCCGTCGCAACCGCCGGGTGACCGCCATCACTCGGGTGGGCGTGGACAAGACGCGCAGCGCGGGCCGCGGCGACGTGCCGTTCCTGGTGCGCACCCACGAGGAGGACATCCTCGCGCGGGCGGTCATCGATGCGTCGGGCACCTGGTGGACCCCCAACCCGCTGGGGGCTGCCGGCATCTCCGCGCGGGGAGAGGCGGCGCTCGCGCATCGCATCCACTACGGCATCCCGGACGTGCTCGGCGCCCACCGCGAGCGCTACGCCGGGAAGACCACGCTGGTGGTGGGGGCCGGGCACTCGGCGGCCAACAGCTTGTTGCCGCTGGTGGAGCTAGCCAGCGCGACCCCCGGGACCAAGGTGGTGTGGGCCACGCGCAGCGCGGATCTGACGCGCGTCTTCGGCGGTGGGGAAGCCGACGGACTGCCGGCCCGCGGGCGGCTGGGCAGCGCGCTGCGCGAGCTGGTGGACAGCGGTGCCCTGCAGCTGGTCCAGCACTTCCGCATCGACTCCCTGCGCGAAGTGGCTGGCAAGCTGGAGGTGGCCGGCCTGCGCGACGGAGCGCCACACGTGGTGCGCGGCGTGGACGCCATCATCGCGGCCACGGGGCAGCGACCGGACCTGGGCATGGACCGTGAGCTGCGCTTGGGCGTAGACCCTGCGCTCGAGAGCGTGCTGGCGCTGGCCCCGCTGATCGACCCCAACGTGCACAGCTGCGGCTCGGTGCGCCCGCACGGCGCCGTGGAGCTGGCCCACCCCGAGCCGGACTTCTACATCATCGGCAGCAAGAGCTACGGGCGCGCGCCCACGTTCCTGCTGGCCACGGGCTACGAGCAGGCGCGGTCGGTGGCCGCCATGATCGCCGGTGACCGCGAGGCGGCGCTGCGCGTGGAGCTCGACCTGCCGGAGACGGGTGTGTGCTCGAGCACGCGAAGCGCCCCCGCGCAGGACGCGGGCGGTGGCTGCTGCGCGCCCGCCAAGAGCGCCTGTTGCTGA